One Mycoplasmopsis bovigenitalium genomic window, TACTATTTTGTTAATATCAAGTATGAATTTGTAAATTGAACTCACCAAGACTGTTAATTGTAAAATATCATTGTCTTTTGATTCATTCAATTGTGTATCAAAATTATTTAATGCCTCATAATATTGTGATATATCTTTGTTTTTAGCAATTTTAACTTTTTCACTAATTTCACTCAATTTTTGTCTTGCATTATTTAAAATTTCTTTTAAATCTGATATTGTTTTGGTTGCAAATTGTTTGAATTCTTCTTCAAATTCTTCTTCCTTAATTAATATATTAATTTGATTTAATATTTTCTTTGCATCCATTAAATTATCTTGAAAAAATCTATTTTTAAAGTTTGATTGCATTGATAAAAGGTTATTTTTAATACTGTCAATTGAGTCTTTAATTTTTCCTGATTCTTTTGCTTTTTCAATAGTTTTAGGCAAATATTTAAAGACTAATCATTCTATAGATTCAATGTGACTTATTTTTTCTGCAAAAGCGGTTAGACGTTTTGATTGCTCTGTTAAAATAGATGAAACATCACGTAAGTTACGAGAATTTTTTTGACTTTCTAGTTCAATGGTTATTCCTTTAAGTTCAGTCAATTCTTTTTTTAGTAAAGGGTGGGAAACTGATAAATTATTTTTATTTGCATCTAACTTTTTATCAAGTTGATTTAAAAGCTCAAAGGAATTAAGTACAACGTTTTCAATCACATTTAAGTGTTTATTTATTGTGTCGCTAATAGCAGAAAATTCGGAATTTAATGCTATATATTCTTTATGAGCAGAAATAAAATTTAAATAATTTTTCTTGCAGACAGTCAAATTATATTTTTTTAGAGATTCTAAAAAATTATTTTTACATTCTTGTAATTTTATTGTAATTTTTTCGATATTTTGAGATATATTTCCTAATTTAGTTAAATCACTTTGGTATCTATTTGAATCTTTTGACAAATGTTTAATTCTTGCAATTGCTGCTCTATTATTTGAATTATTTTTAACAATTTGAGCACTCATTTTGCTTATGTTATCTCTGTAATTTTGTAGTTTGCTATTTCTTATAATTAAAAATACTACTGCAATTAATGCAATAAAACAAGCAATAATAACGACTGGAAGAAAATATTTGTATCACATAATTCCTCTTTAAAATATAGTTTATTTATATTTTATTATATTAATTTTAATATTAAAAAAATCTGCAAAGCAGATTAAAAGTGCACTGGATTATTATTGGGTACGTGAATTGATACTTTTGTAACCTTCAACGATTTTTTCTTTATAAAAGCCACAGAATTGGCAAACTTTGTGTTGTTGAATTTTGTTTGAACAATTTTTGCAGTCTACAAGGTTTTGTGGAACTAACGCATGGTGTGTACGTCTTTTGTGTTTACGTTGTTTAGACGTTTTACGTTTTGGAACTATAGCCATAATTTCCTCCTTAAATATTTTGTTAAGATCTTAATTATTTATATTTAAATAACGTAATGTAATTATAAGATAAATTAGATAAAATAAAAATAAAAAATATGGTGCTTTTTAACCGAAAAATAAGGTTAAAATCAAAAAAAATGCTATCAAAAAAGTGATAATAGTTTATTATTTATTTAAACATAAAGAGTTGCTTAGCTTGACAGCATTGAGGCATGCCAACCCCTCTAAGGAAGGTGGATTGTTAGGGAGATTTCTCCAACATGTTCTAATAAGATTGTGAAAAGAGCTCTTTTGTTTTTTAACTAAAAGGAGCTTTTTTATATTATGAATAAAAAATTATTTACTTCTGAAAGTGTTGGCCAAGGACACCCTGATAAAGTTTGCGATCAAATTTCTGATGCAATTTTAGACGCATATATTACTCAAGATAAATATGCTCGAGTAGCAATTGAAACCGTTGCTACTGGCAATGTTTTGTTAATTGGTGGTGAGGTTTATGCGAATGCTAGTGTAGATGCAGTGGAAATTGCTAAAAATATTTTAATTAAACTAGGTTACTATTCTGATCAATTAAAAATTATCACAGATATTAAAAAACAAAGCCCAGACATTAGCCAAGGCGTTGCACAAGAAAATAATGAAATTGGCGCAGGTGACCAAGGTATTATGTTTGGTTATGCAACTACTGAAACAAAAACATATATGCCACTAGCCATTTCAATTGCACATGACCTTGTAAAATATGCTGATAAATTGAGAATTGAAGGCAAGTTTAAGTGAGCAAAAGCTGATATGAAGAGTCAAGTTACTGTTGATTACACTGATTATGAAGAAACAAAAATTGATACTGTTTTAATGTCAATACAACATGATGAAAACTATGATGAAAAAGAATTCAAAAATTTTGTGAAAAACAATATTATTTCAATTGTTTTGGGAAAATATGGATTCAAAAATTGTGACAAAATTTTAATTAATCCTACTGGCAGATTTGTTATTGGCGGACCAGTTGGGGACACTGGATTAACCGGTAGAAAAATTATAGTTGATACATATGGAGGCGCCGCTAGACATGGCGGTGGAGCATTTAGTGGTAAGGATTGTACAAAAGTTGATAGATCTGCCGCATATGCTTGCCGTTGAATAGCCAAAAATTTAGTAGCCGCAAGACTTGCTGAAAGAATTGAAATACAAGTTTCTTATGCCATAGGTATTTCTAAACCAGTTTCTGTCAGTGTTTATACTTTTGGAACAGAAAAAGTTGAAAGAGATCTTATTAGAGAAGTTATTAATAATTTGTTTGATCTAAGGCCAGCTGCCATTATTGAACAACTGGAATTAAGAAACCCAATTTACCAACAAACTAGTTATTTTGGCCACTTTGGTAGAGATGATTTAGATCTTCCATGAGAGAGATTGAACAAAGTCAAAGAAATTGAAGAATATGTTAAAGAAAGAATTTTCTAAATATCTTGTTTATGTTAAAATAAACTTATAATTTATAAATAAATGAGGAAAATATGAGAAAAATTGTTAGACAAAAAAATAAAGAACGTGCAGCAAAAAGATTGCACAAACTACAAAAAGAACAAGCAAGAGATTTAAGAAGAGCACAAAGAGCTCAAGCCTCAGAATAATTATTAATAATCCTTAAATTTTTCTTGATTCATAAAAATATAAAAAAATTGGAATTTACTTTTCCAATTTTTTATTTTGCGTATCATCCACATCGACAATTGTGAATCTAAGTGGCTCTCCGCCGTATTCATTATCAAATAAGATTTTAGGGGTCCTACCGCCCGAAACATTTCTATACATTTCCAATGCAGAAACATATTTCGAAAGATCAAATTTTTCCAATTCTTCAGTATTTTTAAATAGTTTAGGGTAAATGTGCGAATAAGTAAATAT contains:
- the rpmF gene encoding 50S ribosomal protein L32 translates to MAIVPKRKTSKQRKHKRRTHHALVPQNLVDCKNCSNKIQQHKVCQFCGFYKEKIVEGYKSINSRTQ
- the metK gene encoding methionine adenosyltransferase — encoded protein: MNKKLFTSESVGQGHPDKVCDQISDAILDAYITQDKYARVAIETVATGNVLLIGGEVYANASVDAVEIAKNILIKLGYYSDQLKIITDIKKQSPDISQGVAQENNEIGAGDQGIMFGYATTETKTYMPLAISIAHDLVKYADKLRIEGKFKWAKADMKSQVTVDYTDYEETKIDTVLMSIQHDENYDEKEFKNFVKNNIISIVLGKYGFKNCDKILINPTGRFVIGGPVGDTGLTGRKIIVDTYGGAARHGGGAFSGKDCTKVDRSAAYACRWIAKNLVAARLAERIEIQVSYAIGISKPVSVSVYTFGTEKVERDLIREVINNLFDLRPAAIIEQLELRNPIYQQTSYFGHFGRDDLDLPWERLNKVKEIEEYVKERIF